GATCTCGTGGACCTCGGTCTCGACACGCCATTCGGCGACGTAGGCGTAGCCCCACTTGCTGGACACGATCACGTCCTCGTGACCGCGGTCGCGCAGCCACTCGGCCAGGAACTGCTCGGCACTGCCGTAGGAACGTGCCGTGTCCACCCGGCGGATCCCAGCGGCATGGGCCTCGTCCAGCACCTGCCTGGTCCGGGTACGCATGGCGTCGACGGTGCGGTCCTCCGGCAGCACGCCGACACGCCCCACGTTGATGTAGGCGGGCCTGCCCAGGGCGGCCAATCCGACACCGAAGCGGTCCACCGGACCGGTCGAAGCATCCGTCATGCGCCGCAACCTATCGAGCCCGCGTCGATGACGACACCGGTGACGCCGACCGCGCCGCGACACAGTCACGGGGCGCCACTCGAACGAGTGGCGCCCCGTCTGGTCAATGGCCAGGTTGCTCAAGTGGCCGACTTGACCAGCGGCCAGGTGTCGAAGAGCGGCTCTCCGACACGATGACGCGGCTGACCGTCGACCGCTGGCACTGCCGACTACGGGAACCGGTACGACTACAGGTACTGGCCGGTGTTGGTGGCGGTGTCGATCGCCTTGCCCGACTCCTGGTTCTTACCGCTGACCAGGGTGCGGATGTAGACAATGCGCTCACCCTTCTTCCCCGAGATACGTGCCCAGTCATCCGGGTTGGTGGTGTTGGGCAGGTCCTCGTTCTCGGCGAACTCGTCGACGATGGCGTCCTGCAGGTTCTGCACCCGCAAGCCGGGCTGCCCCGTGTCGATGGCGGACTTGATCGCCGCCTTCTTGGCACGGTCCACGATGTTCTGGATCATGGCGCCGGAGTTGAAGTCCTTGAAGTACAGGATCTCCTTGTCCCCGTTGGCGTAGGTGACCTCCAGGAAGCGGTTCTCGTCGGTCTCGGCGTACATCCGCTCCACTGTGGTCTGGATCATCGCGTCCACGCACGACGGCTGGTCCCCGCCGAACTCCCGCAGATCCTCCTCGTGGATGGGCAGATCGCTGGTGAGGTACTTGGAGAAGATGTCCTTGGCCGACTCGGCGTCGGGCCGCTCGATCTTGATCTTGACGTCGAGCCTGCCGGGGCGCAGGATCGCCGGGTCGATCATGTCCTCCCGGTTGGAGGCGCCGATGACGATGACGTTCTCCAGCCCCTCCACACCGTCGATCTCGCTGAGCAGCTGGGGAACGATGGTGGTCTCCACATCGGAAGAGACACCGCTGCCCCTGGTGCGGAAGATCGAGTCCATCTCGTCGAAGAACACGATCACCGGTGTGCCCTCGGAAGCCTTCTCCCGCGCACGCTGGAAGATCAGCCGGATGTGGCGCTCGGTCTCGCCCACGAACTTGTTCAGCAGTTCGGGACCCTTGATGTTGAGGAAGTACGACTTGGCCTGACCGTCCTCGTCGCCCCGGGACGAGGCGACCTTCTTGGC
This portion of the Actinopolyspora lacussalsi genome encodes:
- a CDS encoding proteasome-associated ATPase (product_source=KO:K13527; cath_funfam=1.20.5.170,3.40.50.300; cog=COG1222,COG1837; ko=KO:K13527; pfam=PF00004,PF16450; smart=SM00338,SM00382; superfamily=52540,90257; tigrfam=TIGR03689), which encodes MQHDRPDNRPEEGVGQGARGSAETNKQIRELEDEVASLRDRLNESPQQVRLLEQRLAEASERVSQLTERNAKLTETLKEARSQLTALREEVDRLAQPPSGYGVFLSRYEDGTVDVFTSGRKMRVAVSPNVNVEELQLGQSVRLNEALTVVEEGTFERTGEVCTFREMLPTAETDQPRRALVTGHSDEERVVWLTPPMVESGLKSGDSVLVDSKVGYAYDTVPKADVEDLTLEEVPDVGYQDIGGLGGQIEEIRDAVELPFLHSDLYIQYKLAPPKGVLLYGPPGCGKTLIAKAVANSLAKKVASSRGDEDGQAKSYFLNIKGPELLNKFVGETERHIRLIFQRAREKASEGTPVIVFFDEMDSIFRTRGSGVSSDVETTIVPQLLSEIDGVEGLENVIVIGASNREDMIDPAILRPGRLDVKIKIERPDAESAKDIFSKYLTSDLPIHEEDLREFGGDQPSCVDAMIQTTVERMYAETDENRFLEVTYANGDKEILYFKDFNSGAMIQNIVDRAKKAAIKSAIDTGQPGLRVQNLQDAIVDEFAENEDLPNTTNPDDWARISGKKGERIVYIRTLVSGKNQESGKAIDTATNTGQYL